The genomic segment gattaaaaaaatgaaataatgctttttatttattaagaaaaaaaggctCAAAGAGACAGGATTTACCCAAGATCACCCCAAAGAAGCAAGGCTGGGGCTCCCCAGGGCTGTAGTTTGCATGTGTAGACACAGAGAGAATAATGTTTATTGTCTCAAGTATAAAAATTTCTGGTGAAAGGACTTAGCAAATTCTAGCTGTATTCCTTCCCCTTCCAATGGCTTTCTACTGAGTCACTCTCTCCTAGAGGACCCTACTTTGCTTCACAATTAAGCAGCAAAATATTTCAAGGGCTGTTTGTATTCTAGAAACTCATGGCTGTGGATAAAATAGACATCTATGAGTTTCTAGAATCTGAACAGGACTCTAGGCTGGACTCTATTACTGTCACTGGCTCTTTAGCGCTGAACAAGGGACTTGCCTCTTACTTTTTTTGTTATGGTCGAAATAAATGCCTACCCAAGTTTTCGTCACTTTCTATTATTCTGTCTttggtatacatgtaccatgttTCCTTAACGATcctcaattattattttagtaggagtattattagtattattattttgaaacagagtctcactctgtcgccaggttggagtgcaatggcgcaatctctgctcaccacaacctccacctcccaggtccaagcaattctcctgcctcagcctcccaagtagctgggactataggcatgtgccaccatgcccagctaatttttttatttttagtagagatggggtttcgccatgttggccaggatggtcttgatctctttacctcgtgatctgccagccttggccttccaaagtgctgggattacagatgtgcgccactgtgcctggccaattattcTCAATTATTAAACATTTGGGCTGTTTataaacagcactgcaatgaacaacCTAGTgcataattttttgtgtgttcttcttttattatttcctagAAGAGGACCCTAGAAATAGAGTTCCTGGGTCAAAATCACACATTGTATAgctttttcttgttaaaaaaaaaaaaaattcagggatACTTATTAAAACACAGTGAGGAAGTCTTTATTCAGGACCATTGCCTTGGGTATAGAAACCACTGCAACAGGGGCCTACAGTGAGGGAGAGAGTTTGGGCTCACCTCCTAATACAGCAGGGGCGAGTGGGAACGGATAGCCATGGAGCAGGTTAGGGGGTCCgcggatggaaaattactaagaggaaactCAGAAATAAGGGATATTTTTGCTAAACTGACCTAACAAAATTATTGATGAAGATAAACCAGGGTGATTCAAACATCACTGGGGGGATGGTGAAGAATGAGGAGCCTGATCAGATATCAAGGATGAGGAGTTCTGGCTAAATGAACTCAGCAGGGTTCTtttgctaaaactggattttacaaggaAGTGCACAGTTGGGCCGAGGAGAGGATTCAGAAGCCTGGATAAAGTTTGGCTAAGCACAGAATCTGCGTCATGCTGAATTTTGCCAAATTTCTGCTCATAAATTACAGTAGTTCTTATCCCTACCAGCCATCCGTGAGAGTGTCAGCGTTCTTTAGGAGCATCTGAAGTTGGTTATAAACAGCTCAGCTGTCCTGTGATAGAGTACAGGGACCATTTTCCCGAAACAttgcatttcattcattcatttggcaaaTACACTTGCACAATTTGCAGCAATAAAGGATAACAAGTTACACTCCCAGGCCAAAGACGCAGAGAGAACTTGGTTCTCCTTCCAGGTTTTGTTTTGCACTTGCCATAAGACCTTGAGGACATCACCTTACTGAGCTTCTCAGCTGTGGCTTCAACACCCACTTCACAGAATGCTGCAAAGTACCTAACACCGTGGTTGGCCAGTGTAATCATGTGGGTGCTGGGAATTTGTATAAGCTCATCTGACTCCAAAGAGCCCTGGGAAGGAGGCAGGTAGGGACAGATCATTCCCATTTCATGGACTCAGCAAAGAAATGGCCACATTTCTTGGTGTCCTGAGCTTCAGTTCAGGAAGTGGTAGTCCAATGGAACTATGTTGTTCGGAATAGAGGTCAAACAGTCTTTTGTGGACTAGCCTGTACCTCTTCttctcccactgcccctcccacCACAGTACCTGTTTCTCTTGGAAAGCAAGTTCCCACTTCCAATGGCAGCCAGAATTCTTTCTAGGCTCTTTTGGAAGGGTGCTCCCTGCCTAGCTTGTTCAGTGGTATTAAAACAAAGACCATAAAATTCATGGTTGcataaaatatagttttcatggatgtaaattgcattttaaatgcACTAAGTCTTCATCTTTGAGCTATTCAGAAATGTGGAATTTCAGGCCCCACCTTTAGGGTTGCcttatttagcaaataaaaaacagagtGCCAGTTAAGCATGAGTATGCCCCCTGGAATGTTTGGGGCATAATTATACCAAGGCATTTTATCATCTTTCTGATGTTTAGATTTAACTGGGCATTTCatgttttatctggcaaccctaccTGCTTTCGGCCTACTGAATCgaaatctgcattttcacaagatCCCCATGGAATTCTTGTGCAAATTCAAGTGTGAGAAGAATTGCACTAGAAGCCTTGCGGTCAAAGCCCAGAATGAATCCTGTTTGTAATGAATCTGTTTGTAAAACAGAATGCACTATTTATAAAGAGCCTGATTATTTCCAGATCAACCATTTATACACATCTGTGTGTTCATATGTTAGCTTTTCTGAATACAGGGCACCCTTGCACAGTTGTCAGCTGAAGGGAAGAATTCTTTACTTTGGTAAGAAGCCCTAGCCCCTCTCAAGGACctgttttcctcatctataaaatgggctaCATTCTTAACATCTGTGCCACCCTGTGGTGACCTGGGGGTGCATGGCTTGGACTCACTCCaggcccctcctcagcctccgcaCAAACGACTGAAGAACTTGCCGTATGGTCCCATCCCCAGAGACTCTGGTGTGACGGTGGTGACCCTTGACATAGGGCATGTCTCCGGACTGCCTCCTCATCTCAAAACTTTCCAGGCCGTGACTTTGATAGCAAGGCTTTAGGAAGCACTGGCTCTACCCCCTCACTTCATGGCTACAGATAATTGTGCCCGGAGAGAGCAAGTGAATTTCCCAAAGCAAATGGCAAGCCCTCTGATTGCTACTCTACCAAACCAAAATGATTTCAGTTATTGTTAAACCTAAGGCCTGACTAAGGAAGATGAAGAAACCTGGTGGTGGTCATACCCCTAGTTTCTCTTGGCTGTGTGGTCTTGGGTAAGTTATTTCCCTCTCTAACTTATTTTCCCTCCCCCTACTCCATAGTATGGGAAATAGCACCTTCTCCTGTTCCCCTAGGTCTACTTTCCACCTCGttaaggttttattttaagaTCCAATGGTAGAGCTTGGTCTGTCAATTGGTCCTAGAGTAGAATGCTTTATGGGGTCACTGGTACATGTGTTAGGTCAGAGACTTAACACCATGACATCGTGAAAGATACCTTTAGACCCTTTCTCTCCTCATTGCTAACAAAGATTTTGTGATCTGTGTTTCAGCTCACAAAATCTTCAGACAAAAAAGATTTCTAGAGCGTTCTAAGATGACTTGGGgcttttgttaaaatgcagattctggttcaGCAAGTCTGGGGTAGGGCCTGAGGCTCTGCACTACTAGTAATGGTGATATAGCCAGTCTAGGGATCATACTTTCAGTTGTAAGATTTGAAATCAATCTGTTACTAATGTAGAATTAATACTTATGAGATAAGGGACTTAAGAGGCAAGTCCCTTGTTCAGGGCTAAAGAGCCAGTGACCGTAACAGGGTCCAGCCTAGAgagcccagatttttttttttttgagatggagtttcactcttgttacccaggctggagtgcaatggcgcagtctcagctcaccgcaacctctgcctcctgggttcaaacaattctcctgcctcagcctcccaagtagctgggactacaggcacgcgccaccatgcccagctaatttttgtatttttagtagagacgggatttcaccatatggaccaggatggtcttgatctcttgacctcgtgatccacctgccttggcctcccaaagtgctgggattataggcgtgagccactgtgcccggccaagagcCCAGATCTTTTAATGTCTTATCTTTGATATCTGACTTATCTGTCTATTTTGTCCACAGCTATGAGTTTCTAGACTCTGAACAGTCCTTGAAATAATTTGCTGCTTAATTGTGAAGCAAAGTAGGGTCCTTCTTTAGGAGAGAATGACTCAGTAGAAAGCCACTGGAAGAGGGAGAAATACAGCTTGCATTTGATAAACTTTTTCACCAGAAGTTTTTATACTTGAGATGATAAACATTATTctctctgtttctatggattCAAACTACAGCCCTGGGGAGGCCCTGGTCTGTTTTTGTATGCCTCTGAGCTAGGGATGGTTTTATAGTCTTAACGATTGTTAAAAAACACCATCACCAAACAAGCAAGGAAGAATATGCAACAGAGAGGGTGTGTGGCGTATAACACCTAAAATATTTATGGTCTGGTCTTTTACGGAAGAAGTTTGCTGACCTTGGTCTAGAGTACCTGAAGCTttgtggtttgttgttgttgtgtttttctttttctggtgagCAAGAGTTCTagccttatagctttgaaatacATCGAGGTCAAGACATAGGGCAGGCAGCCTGCATTGGTGGAAACTGCCCAGACatcttagctgtgtgaccctgagcacattgcttcacctctctgagcttgtGTCCCTGTTTCGCAAAATGAGGACAAAGATATCTGCCAGGTAGAGTTAttgtgaggctgagacatgaTGCCTGTAGAATTTAACGCTTGGAAGGTGCAGAGAAAATGATAACTATTGTTTTAGGGGTGGCCATTTGAACCCTTATGGCATTAAGGGACAGATATCACATTACTCCCATCAAGTCTGAAGGCCCTCCCAACAAACTGGGAGCAGTCCTTTAGGAGAGAAAAAtactctgctccagcctccccCAATCCCACCCCCAGAGCAGAAAGCTCCTTTTTAGCCACCTAGACAGATGGGGTTCTGTGGTGCCTTGCACATTTTCGCCGGACGAGCTCTCTCCCCAGAGGCTGGCCTTTCCACAGCTGAGACTATTAGAAGGCGTCTTCTGTTCCTGTGCTCTAAGATATGATTCAGCAGACAGGCACGGAGTGAGAGCCCCGGGCTGGGATTGTGAGTGCTGGAATGAAACCTTTCTCTTTATGGCTCCATCTGGACTGTGGGGGCGATGGACTAGAGTCAGTGGTTTGCTGACCTTGTTTTTAAGCTGCTACAGCCTTAAGGttcaaaatggaaaacagacCAACTTGGAGTTAGCTGGGGCTGATTCTAAACACGGCCGAGTTTGAAAACTCTGAGGCTCCTGGGGTGTCTGAGTCCAGGGAGCGTGTAATGCTTTTCTTACCCATAGATGGCAGCATCTGCACTCTTAGCCGGCTCTgcgaatgtgtgtgtgcacatgtgcctaTGTGttacacacgtgtgcacacatggGAGTCATAGTTTCCTACTTTGGTAGATTTTGAGCTGCGGTGGCCCCAGCCTTAGGCCAGGCTCTGGGATACACGGGAGCAAACCTTCGTCTAACTGGGGAGGCTGACTTGCAAAGGGACTGTTAGAGTAGAATGTGACTGGGCAGACTAGCGGGTGTGGAGGTCTGTGCAAACACTACAGGGAGGACTCAGGAACAGAGTGCCGTCTCATGCGGCTGGAGCCAGGAAACCATGAGGGCCGAGGCTCAAGGAGTTGAAGGGGACAGGTCATGAAGAATGTGCAGAGGTTTGTTAAGGATCTTGGAGTTTATCTGGGGCCAGAGTGGAGCCATGGTAGAGTCTGGGCAGAGGAGTGGCATGGTCTGGGCTCGCCCTGAGGAGGATGCATTGTAGGAGGGAGAGGATGCAGGAGGACCCGTTAGGTAGGTTCTGCCATCATGCAGGCAAGAGGTGATGGGGCTATGGACCAAGATGTTGGCATTGGGGTGGAAAGAAGGGGGAACATTCTGGAGGCAGTCAGGGGTTGATCTAGCAAAACATGGTGATACACTGGAGGAGAGAGTGAAAGATCGAAAGGGGTGGGGTGGTGTGTTGAGGTGGGTGGGGGCCTGGTGTCTGGATGGTCCCctgggtggatggtggatggtaGTGCTGTTTGCTGAGATGAGGTGCACTTGGGAGGAGCAGGCTGCATTTGGGAGCAAATGCAGCACCACCATGTGCATTTGTGGATGAGAGTGGGCTGTGTAGAAAGTGAGTGATTTGGGCTGTGTAGAAAGAACGGGGGCTGGATTCGAAAGGCTCATTCTCACACAGAGTTGACAGAGTGCAGGAGGTCATTAGTCATTGGCAGGAACAACAAAACCCGACTCTGCTTTGACCTATCCCTTGGAACCAGGAAGTTTTTGCCATAGTCTTTGAGAAAGGCCAATAGAAGTGCCCTTCAGCACTGGGTCCTGCAGATACGTGTCTGGCCTCTGACCTCTCTGGTTTTGGGCACTGTGACTCCAGTTCTGTGGCTGTGTCCCGTGTCAGTCACAATGCACAAGTCATCAGGACTGTCTGGACCATTTATTGTCAGCCTGAGAACAGGGCTTGTTTGTGTCTTAATCCCAGGAGCCTGCATGGCCCTGCTCCCTTTGGGATCTTGGACTCTCCCCTTGGTTGGAGGAAGCTGGTTTCAGCAGAGACATTTTCCAGTGTTGGCAGGAGCCAGTTTGCTCAGCTGCCCTCTGAATGGAGATGATTGGAATTCTTGGTGATGAGGAAGGGTAAGGATCCAAGTTGTCTCTGAAAGGCGGGAGGACTGAGCTGTATACTCCCTGGCAGGCTGATGTGGGATAGTCCTTCACCCATGCATCTAGCATATGTCCACGAGTCCTGCCATTTGCAGGGCATGTGACATGCCGAAGCTTCAGAGGTAACGCAGGCAGAATCCTTGCCTCCAAGGAGCTTACAGCCTAGAGGGAGAGAAAGTCCTATCACCAAACACTGATAATGCAGTCTTGCTCAGCAATAGTGCAGTAGAACAATAATAGAGCAATGCTGAGGTGTAGAGCTGTGAAAGTGACATATCAACAGTCATGGGTCCCCACGTCGCTCATGTGCAGGATGAGAAAGATACAATTTCTAAGTAGGCAAAAGACTTAGAAATTTGATTATTGATAATCAGAGTAATAATCAGAGTAAACATATGCCTTGTGCAAAACCACGAACATGTTTTATCTCATTGTAGGGTTCTAATTCTATCCCTCttgaaaagaaaaggcaactgAGGTTCAGGGAAGTGATGTAGCTTAGCTTGCTCAAGTTACACAGTTAAGTGAAGGGCCAGTTTATAAAACTCCAGAGTCCTAAAGCTCTGAGGTTGACTGTACACTGAATTCAGCCATGCAGTAGGGCTGCCTTAAATTTGAATGGGATTTTAGGCTTGATTAATAGAAGCATGGTATCTCTAATGAAGGAGGTGATAGTCCTGCTCTGAGTAGAGCTTGTCTGATTGTCTAATTCTGGGTCTTGTGCTGTCCGTAGGGACAGGGTTCATCTGGAGCAGATCAGGGAACAGGGTGAGCAAACTGGAAACTGGTCTCAGAAGAGCTGGAGGAAAGGGGGTGCACAATTTGTAGACGACTTGAGGGGCCCAGGATCACTGCCTTCAAATTTCCAAAAAGCCATCAGGAAAGAGGGGGACAGACTTGTTCTGGCTGacccaggaagaggcagagctAGTACCAGCAGGTGCAAGGCATAAGAAGAGAGAGATTTGAGTGCATCCTTTGGACAATACTTTTACTCAGCCAGACTCCCCAACAGCAAGTCCTGCAGCCTCGGCAGGCAGTGAGTGCCCCGCTGCTGGGTGTGTGCAAGTGGTGATTGTGTGACCCCTggtggaggggaggaaaggagttGGAACATCAAGTGGGGATTTGACCAGATGACCTTGAACTCCCCCTGAGGCTGACATTCTTGCGTCCTTTGTTTACAGGTGGTGTTCATAGGTCCCAGGGCCATCCCACAGAGCAGCCCTCTTCACCCTGCACAGCCGCATTAGGTAGGTAGAGCAATGCAGACACCTATCCTTCTCTTAAACCCAGCCCTGGCTGCCCAGAGAAGCCTGGAGGGGCCGTTAGTGGTGAAAGCAGCTGCTGTAGCCGCAGTGGATTCAGTGGGAGTCCCTGAGGTCTTCCTAATAAGGCTCAGAGTGCGTCTCTGCTCCTCGCCTGTCCTTGAGTGGGAGGCCGGGTGAGGGTGATCTTGTGGGGAGGAGGTAGGGACTGGGTGCGGTGCTGGATGCCTGGCTCCCACCCTGGCTGTGCTGCttgcttgctgtgtgactttagaaGAGTTGCTTTCCCTCTCAAGGCCTTGGTGGCTCTTCTGTAGAAGGGTAGAGTCCCCATGAAGAGGAGGTGCAGGGATTCTCCCCAGAGGCTTTGGAGAGGTGAGAAAAAGGGGAGTCCACTTGCCAGGTCTCCGGACTTGTTGACCAGAGGAGGAGCGCCTGAGATGTGTGAGTCATGGGGAAGGCAGATGAGTCATGCCTGCTGGGGCCAGCTGGCAGGGTGGGGCCCACCTGACTATCAGATTCACAGGTGACCTGCTGAAGtaggcagggaggtgggggtggagtgCAGAGTCCTGGGCTGGAAGCCAGGAGACTGGCTCACCTCCCAGCTTCAGCCTTGGTTTCTCCACCTGTGAGACAGGTGCCTTGGTCTCCCCCTACTCACCTAACAAAGCTGCCctatggacccaaagagtttgtAGATGCCAGAGGGCTTTGTGAGCAGTGAAACAGGAAGGATCACTACTAGGGGGAATCACCCAGCTTCCAGTACCCAAACAGAAGTGAATTTCTAATTAGCAATTGTGCAAGGACCTAGGAAACACCCCTCCAGCCCATGCCATCCCTTTTCTGCCAAAAGGAGAAGGGGATGAATGCATACAGGACTTTCACATCTGCTGTGGCCCAGCTGGCTTCCAGGTGGTGACACGAGCCGACCACAGCCTGAGCTGTTCCTCTTTCCCAAAGCTCAGGTGAAAGtcctttttgatatttttgatagTCCCCAAGATGTTGTGCCCCAAAAGCCAGGGATTCCTAAAAGTCCTGCTGGGCCCCAAAAGGTACTTGCCTCATGAGCCACTACCCAAAGATTCTGCAGACAAAGGGGTGTTCCCAATGCTGCCCTAATCGGAGGAATTGAGGGCCGGGTCTTGGCTCTGATGCGCCTGCCTTTGAGACTGAGCCCTGACAGCTCCCAAAGCCAATGCCTCAAAGTGATCtatcaacaaaaagaatgttATTCTGTGTTGCTGCTTTTGGTAACTATGACACAGGGGCCCTGTCTTCTGCAGACCCTGCAGGGACAGCTGAGCACCTGTCGTTTGAGAGCTTTGCTTGTTCACCCCTGTTTGCTCCTCTGCCCCCTGCAGTGTATCAGCCCTGTACCCACTGCCATGGAACTTTGGTTCAGTCAGGGAGGCCCCAGTGACCTCCTCCACGTCCAATCCAGGGCTCTTTCCTCAGGACTCCATGTACTAGTCTCTAGTGCATTTCTAGAAACTCCCTCCTTTTGCTTCTGGGAAGCTGAACAGTCTggtttatttcttcctctctgaCTTTCTTAGTTAgggtcctgtttttctttttctttcttttttttcttagacggATTCTTGCTGTGATTCCCAGGCGTAGTGCagtgagtggcacgatctcgcctcactacaacctcctcctcccaggtataagcgattctcctgcctcagcttctcgagtagctgggactacaggcatgtgccaccacacctagctaacttttgtgtttttagtagagatggggttttaccttgtcggccaggctggtcttgaactcctgacctcaagtgatccgccaaccctggccttccaaagtgctgggattacagatgtgagccactgtgcccatccccgGGCCCTGTTTTTTCTATCTGTGTTCCCTACGATTCTGCCCACCTTCTAGTCTTGATTTATGTATAtaagttcatttattcattcatatattcatttatttgagagaTATTTAGGCTCTGACCTGTGTGTTGGAGAATGAGCAAAAACAAGACTTTCCCATTCCTCATGGGTCTTCCTATAGATCACTTTACACCGAAGATTAATTCTTGCTGTGAAGGAAATGATGGGGTTATAGGAGCGTGTGGGATTGTGTGGGAGTGGTGAAGTCTTATCTGGACAGATCAGGGAAACCTCCCCTAAAAAGTGAGAcctgaaggagggagggaggtggctgACTGAGCAGGGAACGAAGGAGCCCCCCAGGCAGAGAGGCAGCCAGGGCCAGGCTTTAGCGTGGGGAGTCCTTGAGGAACCGAAAGAAGTGAGGGAGGCTGGCCAGGGAAGGGGTGTGGCAAGAGGAGGGCCTGGGGCCAGGCAGTGCCTAGGTTATGTGGGCGGATTTTATGCTAGACCTCTGGGAACATCTGGAAGTTTTAAAGCAGGAGGGCGACTTGCCCAGATTTCATTATCAGAACGCTTGAAAGAGACAGACACAAGGACCATCCTGATAAGCCGTGAGGGTGCAATTTTTGGTTCTTCCACAGCAGGGTGTCCTGATGCTGTACCTGGGAAATGTGCACTTTCCCAGGGTTCTCTTGGCTCTTTGCATTTTTTAGATTACCCAGCCAGCCCTTGTTGAGCTTCTTCACTGGAGAGGGAGGTGAATCAGACACCACCCGGCCCTCGCAGATCCACTCTAATCCAAGACGGAGACAGTGGTGGCTGACTCCCAGAGTGCTCTGTGATACGTGCCAAAGGGCTCAGGGAGCCAGGGAGTGTTTTTCCTACTTGAGAGTCAAACAAGGCTGAATCAGGATTTGGGCATTCCAG from the Callithrix jacchus isolate 240 chromosome 1, calJac240_pri, whole genome shotgun sequence genome contains:
- the LOC100401187 gene encoding LOW QUALITY PROTEIN: putative uncharacterized protein GSN-AS1 (The sequence of the model RefSeq protein was modified relative to this genomic sequence to represent the inferred CDS: inserted 1 base in 1 codon) produces the protein LICLPHDSHISGAPPLVNKSGDLASGLPFFSPLQSLWGESLHLLFMGTLPFYRRATKALRGKATLLKSHSKQAAQPGWEPGIXAPHPVPTSSPQDHPHPASHSRTGEEQRRTLSLIRKTSGTPTESTAATAAAFTTNGPSRLLWAARAGFKRRIGVCIALPT